A stretch of Blastocatellia bacterium DNA encodes these proteins:
- a CDS encoding glycosyltransferase family 39 protein: MLSSYSLPTNVRLRSSRATLRRPSSKSRSRLRPFRSERSHASETGLELFHVTIPLVLGQEAQVHERATSSGGLGALGSARLWRAGLWLALVLLPYGIHVGTPSLWDANEAFYVEGPREMREAGDWLTPRFNFAEKLNKPILSYWLVLLSFELFGASEAAERVVILLCVFATVVLTYRLGEFLLGHSSALWGALVLATSPKLIMVARRSLIDALLMLLITATLYFLISGWHRGSRGRLLLGYVAMGLGVLAKGLLGIVLPAGTIALFLLLTRRLEAMKRFHPVSGVLVVSAIAAPWFALMTWRYGTEYLLSFFIGEHVSRYLHGMYGARRPFWYYVPMLLGEFAPWSFFLPLAIGIAWKCIRSPGQEKERPRPFRISDKLSLLLIWFGFGFVFFSLSAAKQNEYLLPLYPAAALLVAHMFQAIESRDAARSAARRGFLLTLAILSVMLLLGARWLWHAARALFPDQPLAYLPPLALGATALGVVWQGWRWRPRRVLGLLVAAIALLHAAIAGLLPEIERYRPVRPLAERIRREARADDLVGYYRYTAPSLCYYTRRKIFEVFSPEELRDLWRSEKRVFCVMSEREARELSERQGFSLRVLECRPSLFPMRMREFLRLRRPEDLERVCVVTNR, translated from the coding sequence ATGCTCTCCTCATATTCCCTCCCTACAAATGTCCGTTTGCGATCATCGCGCGCCACCTTAAGGCGGCCTTCTTCCAAATCGCGTTCGCGACTGCGCCCGTTTCGAAGCGAACGGTCGCACGCTTCAGAGACGGGCTTAGAGCTTTTCCATGTTACAATTCCCCTCGTGCTCGGGCAAGAAGCACAGGTTCACGAACGAGCGACATCGAGCGGAGGCCTCGGCGCGCTAGGATCTGCTCGCTTATGGCGCGCGGGTCTTTGGCTAGCGCTTGTCCTTCTCCCCTACGGCATTCACGTCGGCACCCCATCGTTGTGGGATGCTAATGAGGCCTTCTATGTCGAGGGACCACGCGAGATGCGCGAGGCGGGAGATTGGCTCACGCCGCGGTTCAACTTCGCAGAGAAGTTGAACAAGCCCATCCTCTCGTACTGGCTCGTCCTCCTTTCGTTCGAACTTTTCGGCGCGAGCGAGGCGGCGGAACGCGTGGTGATCCTCTTATGCGTCTTCGCCACGGTCGTCTTGACCTATCGGCTCGGGGAGTTCCTCCTCGGGCACTCCTCGGCACTCTGGGGGGCGCTTGTTCTAGCGACCAGCCCCAAGCTCATCATGGTGGCGCGGCGCTCGCTCATTGATGCATTGCTGATGCTTTTGATCACAGCGACGCTTTACTTCCTCATCTCCGGATGGCATCGGGGATCGCGCGGACGTCTTCTTCTCGGCTATGTCGCGATGGGGCTTGGCGTGCTGGCGAAGGGCTTGTTGGGGATCGTCCTTCCAGCGGGGACGATCGCACTCTTCCTCTTGCTCACGCGTCGCCTCGAGGCGATGAAACGATTTCATCCGGTATCGGGCGTGCTCGTCGTCTCGGCGATCGCAGCCCCATGGTTCGCGCTCATGACCTGGCGATATGGAACGGAGTATCTCCTCTCCTTCTTCATCGGGGAGCACGTCAGCCGGTACCTGCATGGCATGTATGGGGCCCGGCGTCCCTTCTGGTACTACGTCCCGATGCTCCTCGGCGAGTTCGCCCCGTGGTCCTTCTTCCTCCCGCTCGCCATCGGGATCGCATGGAAATGCATTCGATCTCCTGGCCAAGAGAAAGAGCGTCCGCGACCGTTCCGGATTTCCGACAAGCTCTCCCTGTTGCTGATTTGGTTTGGATTCGGATTCGTGTTCTTCAGCCTCTCGGCGGCCAAGCAGAACGAGTATTTGCTCCCCCTTTATCCGGCTGCGGCCTTGCTGGTCGCCCATATGTTCCAGGCAATCGAGTCGCGGGACGCGGCTCGATCTGCCGCACGGAGAGGGTTCCTTCTCACTCTCGCCATTTTGTCGGTCATGCTGCTTCTTGGGGCTCGCTGGCTTTGGCACGCTGCCCGCGCGCTCTTCCCCGATCAGCCACTAGCCTATCTCCCGCCCCTCGCGCTTGGAGCTACGGCGTTAGGAGTCGTGTGGCAAGGATGGCGATGGCGCCCGCGTCGCGTCTTGGGTTTGCTGGTCGCGGCGATCGCCCTCCTTCACGCCGCGATAGCTGGACTTCTCCCCGAGATCGAGCGGTACCGTCCGGTGCGACCGCTGGCCGAGCGAATTCGGCGAGAAGCCCGTGCGGACGATCTCGTGGGGTATTACCGCTACACAGCTCCCAGTTTGTGCTACTACACGCGACGGAAGATCTTCGAGGTGTTCTCTCCGGAAGAGCTGCGCGATCTCTGGCGTTCGGAAAAGCGCGTCTTCTGCGTGATGAGCGAGCGAGAGGCTCGCGAGCTGTCGGAACGACAGGGATTCTCGCTTCGGGTGTTGGAGTGTCGGCCATCGCTCTTCCCCATGAGGATGCGTGAGTTCTTGCGGCTGCGCCGCCCCGAGGATCTGGAGCGCGTCTGCGTGGTGACCAATCGCTAG